From Punica granatum isolate Tunisia-2019 chromosome 1, ASM765513v2, whole genome shotgun sequence:
tataatttttagtatattaatatatcgatgtgtcaaatttttttttcgcaaTTGTATATAATCtttcttataatattagtaatttattatttttttataaaataatattttagtaatttatttataattttaatatatcaatGTATCAAGAGTTTAATTGTAATTTACCAATATGCCAATCTTTCTTTGAATGATGTGACACTCTCAGAAGTCAAAACTGTCAATTGGTGTTGTTGAACTTGTCAGCCCTTATCGAGGTTTTGGTCCTATAAATAGGTTTTGCCTTTGGCCTTCATCTTCAAGAATCCTCAGCCATATTCATTGAGATCaccataaataaaaaaaaatgtggctAAAGCACATCAAATAAATCTAAATACAATTGCATAAATCatttcagttgttgtaattggTTCTTAACCTCTTTAAACTACACTCTATGTGGACCCCAATGAAAATCAGGGAAGTAGAGCATCCATATTGAGACAACTACTATATGAAAACAGAAAAGCAAAGTTAAGAGGAGTCTTGAACAAATATCTAGTGCAGAAAACCTAAACAGGTCACACATCTAAACcaattcaatcaatcaatttctAAACAACCCAATCATAGACATTCAAGCCAATTCAACAAGGTTTCTTTGATCGGTTCAAACCAACGACAACTTAACAAAGCAAAACTAGCTAGACTATCAAATCAAAATACCAAACTTTCTTGATTGGTTCAAACTAGCGAGTATTATCAAGGAACAAACCTGTAAAAACCAACAGATATGTCGCAGCCACAAAAAGTTGGTTATGCAGGCGATTAGTACGATCGATTGGGCCAAGAGTACGATTCTTTGTAATGGAAAGCGGGAATTCGTAACAGGGGCGAAGGTGGGTGTCCACAGAACAAAAGCCTTCATCGAGGAGGGAGTCAAACAGACAAGGAGATGGAGGATGTCGCCATTGCGCCACTAGTGTTGCAGGTCAGGGGGCGGTCGGCCGTTTATGAGGTCAGCAGTTGACAATCGGAGTTAACGACAACAAAGGAATAAAAGGTCATCTTCACTTTCTGCGACAGGTCTGCTCAGAGAGGGAGAAAGCGTGACCCCGGCGAAAAAAAGAGACTGCTCCATCGAACACCTCTACACATTACCAAAAAtaaagaggaggaggagggcagCTGCTACCTCCGGGACGCCATCAGATACCATTTTTGTCTCAAATATGTGGGCAGAGATGTCGGAGACAATCGTTAACTCCACTAGCTACAAACAGTGAGCAGGTAGAGAGGCTGAGCCGCCTCCTGGATCGAGGCAGAGGTGAGCCACTATTGCCATTTGGATCGTGATTGAGGCAATGCTCAGCCACTCCTAGATTGAGGCGACTGAGCCTAGCCGATTCGTGGATATTAGAAAGCAAGGTAGGATCCGGAGGACACTAGCGAGACCCACGACCGGCGAAATTCGTGACCAGCAACACCTGTGGTCAACGAGACCCGCGACTGCGATAATGGCTTCACTATACTGAGCAAAGATCGACCACGTGAAGGAGTGCTGCGACTGGATCGGAGGTCAACGACCACGAGGGATCCACCTAATGTGACCTAGAGCAGCAGCTCTGAGTGGCGACCCTAAAAGGCCACCCGCATCTAtctgagaaaagaaaaggggggaTAAAAGAGAGAGTTGGAAAAGAAAGGTAAGGACCACTGGGAACGGAGACAACCGGGAGAAAGAGGAGGACCCTAGCTTTGTAATCTGGATGTCGGTGATGCCCGACGCGCCCAACGGAGCCGGACGGGCAACAAGGCTGCAATTTTACGGTTTCTAGTATGGGTGATCAGTTCTGAAtaccctgtatttttcacgataccctGGACCCTATCCTGTTGAATCTTAGAACgagaacctgtattataccacaggtttcAGGTAtcctgttggaacctgtaaatttttttgtctcgctaactaaaacaaaaaatatcatatacataatcaataatcacgccaaatagaatattaacatagatttagattaatcaacaacaacaacaacaaataATATGCCTCATCAATCGATCCACAAAACtaaacatccataatacgattCTACACAACAAAGAGTAATATGTCCTTACAATACGTCAATGAATTaaacattgaaaaaaattagcgACACACAAATATGGATGAGTAATATTTGTCTGAACAGTCTTCCACGAATCACCAAAATTCTTCTGATATTCATCCAGCACATGCGCGACACATACATTATAGTATAAAGTCCATCAAAGCTGCACTACTTGAGGAAAAATAGCATCTTTCGCAATTCACACAACATCATATATGTTAAATATATAACAATCCCGAGGTTAAGGAACCTAATGGAAtgaaaagcaataaaaaaattatggtaaatatttgaaaattgatgaatattttattgtgcttCAAGTAGTACTGCCAAAGTAAAAGAACAATAATTTGTTCTATTTGGGCTTAGAAGTCGCAGACAAAGATGTCGAAAGAGTGAAACAAAGTCCCCAAGCGGTATCGTCATTGAAGCATGAAAGACCAACATCGGCAAGATTCCCGAAGAATGAAACCAATGCTGCTTGCAAAAATGTTATGCTGCAAAATGATCACAGCAAACAGGATATATTAACAAATATATGGAACACACCCAAGCTAATATTCTGACTAATTTACCACATGGTTTagtctttcctcttttttcttttttcttttttaaatatccGGTTCTAGATATGAGTTTTGGTTTCGGTTCTAGGTACCATGTAAGCAGGAACTGGAATCAGAATCGACTTTCACCGATTCTTGATTTTAATACCCAGACCCTAtcttattttcaatacgagttaTCCAGATCCTACCCTAACAGATAGGTTTTGACCGGTTCCAAGTATACCCGGTACCCGTACACACCCTTAGTTTCTAAGCTAAGAGGCAGGGAGGAGAGAGGCTGGGAGCAATCCAACAGTAACTTCACTTTCATTTTTTAGTAGAATAACATTGTCGCCATCCACTTATTCATTAGCTACCGTTTTTGCCCCCGACATATTTTTATCACAAATTAGCCCCAAACGTTGGTATTCCGTCTATCATTTATACCATTTCGTTAACCTCCGTGACGGAAAATTAATGGACGGCGTTACTTTTTCTGTCACTTTTTCGTTATGGAAGGGTATAAATGGTAAACGGAATGCCAACATTTGAGGCTAATTGATGGTAAAAATATGTCAGAAACAAAAACGATTGTTAATGAATAAGTGGATGGCGATAGTAgtaatctattttttttttattttttgcacgtcgacttttttttttgataggcTTTGTACATCGACTTTACTTCGATCTTAAGGAATTATAGAAAACTTCATCGTACATgcttgaaaaaaatgaaaatttgaaaagaaaatgactgATTGTACCCAGCTACATCATGACTCCCCTCGGGCAATCCTCAGTCGACAGCTCTGTCCTTGCTTACTGCCTGAGACCGAAGCTAGCTCTCTTGATTGATTATGCTTGCTTTTTCCCCGAAAAGACGGATGAAGGCCCTTTCCAGCTCGCTCTGTCAGGCCTTTAGCAAGACACCAGTACGATGATTGTGAAGAAGACGACACAGCATCCTCTGAAGAAGATGGTCCTGCCACCAGTACAATGATTGAGGGCTCTAAGCGCCTGCATTAATGCAAAAATATTAGTTTGAAAAAGTCTGTTGTAAAGGAATTCGATGCTTTTGCTATTTCTCATATCTATTGAAAGATAAAAACAAGTCTGATTTAGTTgttatgatgatgatgaacaaCAACCGAAACACTCTGAAGTGGGAATGAGATATCACCCTTCGTTTACCGGAAATTTGTTAACATCTTTCATACTCCATACTCCCATCTCAGTCCTCTTCCTCATCTAAGCAGCTACTTggcgctctctctctctctgtctctccctgtacatacatatatatatatatatacacataataCATACCAttcttccttgatcttccgatATAGCATCAGAATCCAGTCAATAATGGACGACGGCAGCCTGGCCGAGGAGCAGTACTCGACGGCGAAGACGTCGGTGTGGTGGGACATCGAGAACTGTCAGGTCCCCAGAGGGTGCGATGCTCACGCGATTGCCCAGAACATAAGCTCCGCCCTCTTCAACCGCAATTACAAAGGCCGGGTATCCATCTCTGCCTATGGAGACACCAACGGTATTCCTTCCTCTGTCCAGCAAGCTCTCTCTAGTACCGGAATCGCCCTTCATCACGTCCCTGCAGGTAATGGCTTTTGGTCCGATTGACGATCGGTTCGTTTAGATGGTTTCACATGAGGGTTTTTGGAGGAAAAAGAATGGATTTTGTAAGCATTTTCTCTTTGTTTGGCTTTTAAATTGATGGTTTGATGGGTTATCGATTTCTACGGGGTTGTCGTATTTGTGTCTTCCCTTGTGGATGAAGTGAAACCTGCAAAAACTACGGCATGATGTTGATTTCTTCGGTGTGAAGTTTTGACTTTGTCCTCcatttaatgaaaattgaatGTCCTCGGCGGATCTGCATGAGCTGATTTTTCCGAGGTTTGTTATTTCTGCAAGATGCTGCTGTGCTTCTCCATTATCAGATCTGCTCCAACTTGTCGGCTGATGTCTGAAATTAGTGCTGTACGACCAGTTTGATGACACGCATGGTGTATTTGCAGGTGTTAAAGATGCAAGCGACAAGAAGATTCTGGTGGACATGTTATTATGGTCCGTGGACAATCCGGCACCTGCTAACTATCTACTGATTTCCGGAGACCGGGACTTCTCCAATGCGCTTCATCAGTTAAGCATGAGACGATATAACATCCTTCTAGCACAACCCCAGCAAGCATCAGCACCGTTAATCGCAGCTGCAAAGAGCGTATGGCTCTGGATCAGTCTCTCTGCTGGGGGATCACCGTCACCTGGTGCTCATGCTAGAGGAGTTCAAAGCCCCCCAAACTTTCAGCAGCAAAGTTCTCGCCCAAAGCAGACATCTGCTAGTGAATCCACGAAGGGCAAGAACGAAGGTAAAGGTGTAGAAGATGGAAGTAAGAACCATGTTGCTCATGCTAGCAGAGTTCAATTTCAGCAGCAAAGTTCAAACCCAAAGCGGACATCTGCTAGTGGATCCACGAAGGCCAAGAACAAAGTTACGGGTGTAAAAGTTGGAAGTAAGAGCCACAACATACCGCAGAGCAACCATGATGGATCAAGCAAAAACAACCATAATGGTACAGATCCACCTCCTACTTCCTCTGGCATTGATACTTCCGATGTTCCTCCAAATGGCATTTGGGATACCCCAGGACACCCGAAACCTTCTTAGCAGTGTATATATGAATCGCAATATCACGAGAATTTTTCATCTAGTCTTATTCATTTTCTGTTAACCGATCTCGCAATTGTTTACAGAAAACCATCGTAAAGGTCTGCATCATGGTGGAAATACTAGAGGCGATGAGCAAAGTTCAAACCCAAAGCGGACATCTGCTAGTGGATCTACGAAGGACAAGAACAAAGGTAAAGGTGTAAAAGATGGAAGTAAGAACCACAACAGACCGCAGAGGAACCATGATGgatcaagcaaaaaaaaaccataatgGTACAGATCCACCTCCTACTTCCTTTGGCATTGATACTTCCGATGTTCCTCCTAATGGCATTTGGGGTACCCATGGACACCCGAAACCTTCTTAGCAGTACATATATGAATCGCAATATCACGAGAATTTTTCATCTATTCTTATTCATTTTCTGTTAACCGATCTCGCAATTGTTTCCAGAAAGCCGTCGTAAAGGTCTGCGTCAAGATGGAAATACTAAAGGCAGTAAGCCAGCTCGAAGGTACATGATTCAATAATGAGCCATGTACCAATAGCCGCATATATGCATGAGTATGATTTTGATGCATGACTAACACTGTCGATTCTTGAACTCATAGGAATCAATGAGATATCAGCGGGTGCCGAGAAAGGGACACTAACAGTCGATGGTGAGGTCGACCCTGTGTTGATCATCAAGCAGCTCAGTAAGATCAAGAAGGCCTCCAATATCGACAGTGTGGGGCCAGAGAAGCCTCCTGAGAAAAAACCGGAGCCTATTAAAGTTTGCGATCTGCCTCCTTGCGGCAATTCATGTCAGCTTGTTGCCGTGCCTGTATATAATGACTCTGGATATGGAAGGTGTTCCGTACTTTGATCCGGTTTGTGGAACTAGGGCAACATCTTTCTTATTAGAGAGATTTCTCTTCAAAAAATGGTTCTATGATTCAGAATTACTTCGGATTCTTGCGTGTGTttgataattatatatgtacttCAAGAGTGTCGTATTTTGTTTGATTCAAGCATGTAGGGATATATTGAAGGGAGAATTTGCTATCTTCCCAGTTCTTATTGATATCtactaatttttaattagttttatttCAGCATTACATTCCCCTAATTCTTAATTTGCTAATTAATTAGCCAAGAGATGGGTGATGGGGAGATTAACTATTGATTATTGTTTCATCATGAGTTTGTATCTAGCATTAACATTGAGAAAAACTTAAACAATAGAAATCTTGGACGATTAACttcaaattttgaataataatatCTAATGTATTACACTTATTTTACATTATTCAATTACggtattttaaaataaattttttctcgCACCTTTTCGGCTCGAGACTTTTAGTCGTACActttcacaatatatatatatatatagctcttTCTCTTCATCTCTCATTTTTGACATTTCGTTGCCTTTCAACTGTCTCAACTGAGTTAGCCTTTAGCACTGGTACGCTTGTCTTGTTTTTTCGCACCAACTtatagtttcaaaattttgctACATCATATGTTCGTTTTCAACATTCTTTGTCTCATTGTTGTGCCTAGTTCACTATGATgtaatagataaaaaaaattccacaCATGCCGATATAACTTATGAATAAACATAAATCAACTTTGGCAAGAATTTCGTTAGGTAGTTGCCAGGaacaaagaattttttttttttttcagtaagTTGATGCTAAGAATTTtaaatactatatataaaagtatgatcTCTCCTCTACGTTGTTTCTCCAactttttttcctaaaatacCCCCAatccttattattttttgtctttCTATCCTGTAAATTAGTGACTCGTGACATTTCAATAaatatcaatttcaaattctGGCCAAAGTTTATTTACTGTTTCATTTCCAAATTAACCCACATTCCATGCACCATATATAATGTGATTGTTTGTCTATAAAATCATGTCTATGAATTAATTGGtgaacaatttttttcttaaattattgTTGCTTCTGTCAATGAAAGAGTACTTCAATATGTGAATGTCTAGACTCGCATGTAAGCACGAGGGTTTTAGTATTTCTTAATctaagaattaattaatatgttaaGAGTAGCTTACATATTCAATTCGTTACGTGTAATCCTATGGTTGAAATCATAATTCTCAAGGTATTTGATATATCTTTATGTAAGTGCGTTTTTTTTATCGTCTTCCATTAATATGATAAAAACAATTTACTCATAAGATGgggatattttttattttattattcattctgatgatttaaaatttaatgtgTTCATGAATAACGTATTCATGTCCCTTGATCATCTAAAGATATGTCTCCTTGAGAGTTTTGTGAATATCTTTTATGAAATTGAGAATATGTATCTGCTTATTGAATAAATGTGTCTGTACATTGAAGAGACACGAAGTTTTACAAATTATAAACGTCGATTCTCTTATTTCGAgaacatttttctttatattttttggtgTTCTAATTTCATAAATTCGCCTTCTTCCCTCCCTTCGAAAATTTCTGTTCAAGTATTATGAGATTCCACAACTCAATTCTTACTTCTAAATTCCTTCAATAGCATCAAAAGATATAAAAGTTCACtaaattttccatttgagtGTACATTAGGAAATCCCCCAATAGTTCATTAAATCATGGGAGTTGCATGTCGTCGAGCTATTTGCACCAAGGTTGGTAATGAGGTATACTTTGGAGTGATTGTCTTCCATAACGTTCTCGAACCAGTTTCACTTttaaaactcttttttttttaagtattgTTGAgtatgttttttattttgtgtGTTATTCATTCAATTCCATGTGTAGAGAGCATAAACTTTCCATACATCAGGATCACTAGTATATTATTATAACTGGTGATACAACATCACTTAAATATCCACTGGCCTTGAAACTTTTGGGAAAAGAGGAAGACGGATATGGGAAAGGCCTGAGTGGGGGATACTTTCACAGTTATATATAGTCTCAAacaaattcaatttatttaatttgtttcttaGAACATGCGACATATAGAGGAGAGCCCGCATGTTCGGTTAAAGAgaattttttaactctactcaactctactccactttaactctatttatcttcaattcaacaacacaattattatttttcccattttcttcaatttttttaaccattcaattcaatttttaatactaaattctctcaactattcattattttttccacaattctacaacacaatcattactttctttcaactattaattatttttcacacttattctcacaattcaataacacaatcattgcaaaccaattaaaaccaaaactcaactctactcaactctaaaatcaaatactACCCAAAGGAAGactagaagagagaaaaatgggGCGTGTGGATAGGTagtcatttttttataaatttattttaattttgtggATTTGAAGTTATGTTAGAAAGAATAATCTTGTTAAGTAAAAGTAAGACGAAAGGGAGATATCTCCCTTTACAATAGCACTAGATGCGAGCCTGTGCTACACATGgtgattaaaatttaaataattgagttacaaattaaaataataacaatatatagCTAAGAAATTACAAGTCTGAAATCAACTCGCTAATCTCGAGAAGCTTGATACTAATTCTTAATTAAGATAATTAGTGAcatagttaaaaaataaaacaaattggATGAGTGAAAggttgaagagagagaaagtgggGTCAATTGGGTGATtattaaagtaaaattaacAATTTAACCTTAATCTAGGTGATGTTGTTAATTAGAATTATTTCGTTAAGGGTGTTTTAGGAAAGTGAAAGTTAGACCAAATCTTCTCACTTTTGTAATAGTTTAAACAACTATTAATATAAACAATATggtagatatagatatagataaaaaaaaatttcttttttttttattgacgATGTGTTCGAAAGTTCAACAAAGATAAAATGATTTTCATGGTTTTTTAAAGTAGATATCTatgtaaaagaataaaaattttgaaaattatatgtatTCATATTTGCCTTTTGATAATATCTAATTGAAGTATGGCATGAATATCTTCTTTAGGGattttgatttaattattattttattattaaacaCATTTGCTTAATGGAATGATAAagtttgttattgttattattattattattgttgttcttgttgttattataatatttatttatgtatttgttGACAAGGGTAGTTTTTCAATTacattgacttttttttttagtttttaagtaactgtaataatattttttttggaaaaagaaaataatactATCAATTGATTTAAATAGTTGGTTAactaatttcatatttattaatttgatgaaCTATAATTACTATCCAGTAAGATAATTCATAATATtagatatatttataattttcttataaagtttaaattatatatattcttagcATTTTAATAGTATACATTATAACACGATAAAAGAACTCTTTTTATGCAACGCACGTGTATATCTACCAGTATATTTCTACTAGTTCGGTTAAAGTACTGTTATccgaaaattatattttcacacatatgtaaatttttatcttttacatATGACCATAAAGTTATACAATTACCGGCTTCTaataatttgtttatatatgcTGAGTTAATTATTTCAGaatgaatattattttaaaatcatttttcatatatatatatatatatatatatttaatatctCAATGTATTAatctcaaataataattttagagtAATTGTTGCATCTATTAAcaattcactttttttttatccccATGTACTTTGataagttaaaataattttaacaaTTATTGACAGCATCTATTAAATTTgtgtttatttaattatctCCATTTACTTTTTATATGGTAATGATAATTTATAGAATAATATTTTACATTTGCTAACAGCATTTATGTAGTCAATTCTATTATATGTAATAGATGATTATGAGAAGATGGAATTATGATATTTATATAGAATAATTAATTGCGAAATCCAAAACTACAAGGAATCATACAAAAAATTTCACTTGACTATCAAATTGGTTGGAGAAGACTTGATACCTTTGTAAGTCTATTGGCTTGGCATATTAGAGTACTCTCTTAGAGCTAAACAGCAACAACTAATTACTGATTAAAGAAAGAAGGGCGAAGAGAGgaccttttcctttccttttttaccTCCCGGTAGCCAGAGGGAAGACTAACTAAATTTGTACATAAAATAACCCCAACTTGCCATTAACACCATCATCATATGATCACCTCTCCGAATCCGATTTACGTATGTACATATTGTATGTACAATAAGTAATTTAGTTGTTTGAGTGAGTCCATTAAAAGTTCTTGCATCAGCAGTAATTGATCATCAGCGTAAAGACTCCGCTAAGTAGGGACGGGCCGAAGGGATAGTCATCCACCTAAACTTTTGATGCATAaggaaatttatataatatggttcaattttttattaagataTTTGTGTTCATCACTTAACTACTAATAAGTAATTATCATTCTATGCATCCCCTCAAAGAACTCACGCCCTCAAAGAGCTCCCCCTCGATCAAATTGTGGATGCATCCTTGCCACGAAGTGGGAATTTGGAGATATTC
This genomic window contains:
- the LOC116212260 gene encoding meiosis regulator and mRNA stability factor 1-like codes for the protein MDDGSLAEEQYSTAKTSVWWDIENCQVPRGCDAHAIAQNISSALFNRNYKGRVSISAYGDTNGIPSSVQQALSSTGIALHHVPAGVKDASDKKILVDMLLWSVDNPAPANYLLISGDRDFSNALHQLSMRRYNILLAQPQQASAPLIAAAKSVWLWISLSAGGSPSPGAHARGVQSPPNFQQQSSRPKQTSASESTKGKNEGKGVEDGSKNHVAHASRVQFQQQSSNPKRTSASGSTKAKNKVTGVKVGSKSHNIPQSNHDGSSKNNHNENHRKGLHHGGNTRGDEQSSNPKRTSASGSTKDKNKGKGVKDGSKNHNRPQRNHDGSSKKKP